A portion of the Osmerus mordax isolate fOsmMor3 chromosome 22, fOsmMor3.pri, whole genome shotgun sequence genome contains these proteins:
- the plcb1 gene encoding LOW QUALITY PROTEIN: 1-phosphatidylinositol 4,5-bisphosphate phosphodiesterase beta-1 (The sequence of the model RefSeq protein was modified relative to this genomic sequence to represent the inferred CDS: substituted 1 base at 1 genomic stop codon) encodes MAGAQPGVHALLLKPPTVPPTLSTGTSFMKWDDDLSSVTPVTMKVDPHGYYLYWTEQNKETELLDITHIKDVRTGKSTKTPKEAKLRELLDVGNLAGRIENRMLTVVTGPDMVNSTYLSFMALQEEDATEWAEHLFSLASNLLSHNLNREASLEKAYTKLTLQQSTEGRIPVKNMLRMFSADRKRVETALESCQLPSGRGDSIHVEDFTPEVYRTFLANICPRPELSQVFSLQGAQGSYMTVDQMTEVINNKQRDPRLNEILYPPLRPSQTQTLMERYEPDHHLLSKGEISVEGFSRYLISNENGVIPPEKLDQSEDMSFPLSHYFINSSHNTYLTAGQLAGSSSVEMYRQVMLAGCRCVELDCWKGRTAEEEPVITHGFTMTSEICFKEVIEAIAECAFKTSPFPVILSFENHVDSLKQQAKMAEYCRSIFGDALLTDPLEKYPIESGVPLPSPQELMGKILIKNKKSHKPSVAQGNKRLTEQPANQSADPSSNQTDGFESLSNNPAEMEAESDEDDDDDDDDCKKGSAEREAVAAEEMSTLVNYIQPTKFNSFEASKKVDRSFQMSSFVETKAVELLTKSPVEFVEYNKLQLSRIYPKGTRVDSSNYMPQLFWNAGCQLVALNFQTIDLSMQLNLGMYEYNGKSGYRLKPEFMRRPDKHFDPFTENTVDGIVANTLSVKIISGQFLSDKKVGVYVEIDMFGLPVDTRRKALKTKTSQNNAINPVWDEEPIIFKKVVLPTLASLRIAAFEEGGKFIGHRIIPVSAIRPGYRYIGLRNEKNQSLILPAVFVYIEVKDYVPDTFADVIEALSNPIRYVNLLEQRSKQLAALTLEDGEEETPAEDTADLTSDVKADPRPALLENGLSPAPSVPALTPAPSPSPRTAMPTQQPPATESSKPASKNEDMVQSVLIEVEIAGLEDLRQSKVYLRDQKRQYKEMKDLVKKHQKKAADMVKEHVVRYGQAQHDHNRRRNAMMKAAKRDGKKRXVRASPGQECELQQLEQDGEARLQELREQQHQQLLSLRQEQYYSQKYLKREHIKQLVERLSALAEESHSNQMKKLKDFCDKEKKELKRKMDKRRQEKINETKSKEKHLADEEKLEINRSYVNEVVQNIKRLEEAQARRQERLLEQQKDIQQKILDEKPKLQGQVEAEYQEKFRQLPGEIQDFLQDRKPDVRGPAMPRPSTPHDVLSEEEEERRE; translated from the exons atggcagGCGCTCAGCCCGGGGTCCACGCTCTGCTGCTTAAGCCCCCCACCGTCCCCCCCACACTGAGCACAGGAACCAGCTTTATGAAATGGGACGAC GATCTGTCGTCAGTGACTCCTGTCACCATGAAGGTGGATCCTCATGGTTACTACCTGTATTGGACAGAGCAGaacaag gagaCGGAGCTGCTGGACATAACCCACATCAAGGACGTCCGGACAGGGAAGAGCACCAAGACACCAAAG gagGCTAAACTGAGGGAGCTGTTGGATGTAGGCAACCTGGCTGGTCGAATAGAGAACCGCATGTTGACCGTGGTGACTGGACCAGACATGGTCAACAGCACGTACCTGTCCTTCATGGCTCTGCAGGAAGAGGAtgccacg gagTGGGCGGAGCATCTGTTTTCTCTGGCATCAAACCTTCTGAGCCACAACCTGAACAGAGAGGCCAGCCTGGAGAAAGC ctACACCAAGCTGACCCTGCAGCAAAGCACTGAGGGGCGGATCCCAGTCAAGAA CATGCTGCGAATGTTCTCAGCTGACAGGAAGAGGGTGGAGACTGCCCTGGAGAGCTGCCAACTTCCATCTGGAAGG GGAGACTCCATTCATGTGGAAGACTTTACTCCGGAAGTGTATAGAACCTTCCTGGCCAACATCTGTCCTCGTCCGGAACTCAGCCAGGTCTTCAGTCTGCA aggtGCCCAGGGCAGCTACATGACAGTAGACCAGATGACTGAGGTGATCaacaacaaacagagagacCCCCGGCTGAATGAGATCCTGTACCCCCCCCTGAGGccctcccagacccagaccctgaTGGAGAGATACGAACCTGACCACCACCTGCTGAGTAaag gtgagATCTCTGTGGAGGGCTTCAGCAGGTACCTCATCAGCAACGAGAATGGTGTCATCCCTCCAGAGAAGCTGGACCAGAGCGAAGACATGAGCTTCCCCTTGTCTCACTACTTCATCAACTCTTCACACAACACCTacctcacag ctggTCAGTTAGCAGGTAGCTCCTCTGTGGAGATGTATCGCCAGGtgatgctggctggctgtcGCTGTGTGGAGCTGGACTGCTGGAAGGGACGCACCGCAGAGGAGGAGCCTGTCATCACTCATGGCTTCACCATGACCTCAGAAATCTGCTTTAAG GAAGTGATAGAGGCCATTGCTGAGTGTGCCTTCAAGACCTCCCCCTTCCCTGTCATCCTGTCCTTTGAGAACCACGTTGACTC GCTCAAGCAACAGGCCAAGATGGCAGAGTACTGCAGGTCCATCTTCGGAGATGCTTTACTTACTGACCCCCTGGAGAAATACCCA atcgaGTCTGGAGTGCCTCTCCCCAGTCCTCAGGAACTAATGGGGAAGATTCTCATCAAGAACAAGAAATCCCACAAACCCTCTGTAGCCCAGGGTAACAAACGACTGACAGAACAACCGGCCAATCAAAGTGCTGATCCATCATCCAATCAAACAGATGGCTTTGAGTCTCTCAGCAACAATCCTGCTG AAATGGAAGCGGAGagtgatgaagatgacgacgatgacgatgatgactgcaagaag ggatctgcagagagagaggctgtagcTGCCGAGGAAATGTCCACTCTGGTCAACTATATCCAGCCCACCAAGTTTAACTCCTTTGAGGCTTCCAAAA AGGTGGACCGTAGCTTCCAGATGTCCTCCTTTGTGGAAACCAAAGCCGTGGAGCTGCTGACCAAGTCCCCAGTGGAGTTTGTGGA ATACAACAAGCTGCAGCTGAGCCGGATCTACCCCAAGGGCACCAGGGTGGACTCCTCCAACTACATGCCTCAGCTCTTCTGGAACGCAGGCTGTCAGCTGGTAGCTCTCAACTTCCAGACTATAG acTTGTCTATGCAGTTAAACTTAGGCATGTATGAGTACAATGGGAAGAGTGGCTACAGACTGAAGCCAGAGTTTATGAGACGACCAGACAAACACTTTGACCCGTTCACAGAAAACACTGTGGACGGCATTGTGGCCAACACACTCTCTGTTAAG ATCATCTCTGGCCAGTTCCTCAGTGATAAGAAGGTGGGGGTGTATGTGGAGATTGACATGTTCGGTCTGCCAGTTGACACAAGGAGGAAGGCTCTGAAGACCAAGACCTCCCAGAACAATGCAATCAACCCTGTCTGGGACGAGGAACCCATCATCTTCAAGAAG GTTGTTCTTCCTACGTTGGCCTCTCTGAGAATCGCTGCTTTTGAAGAAGGAGGAAAGTTCATCGGCCACCGCATCATACCAGTGTCTGCGATCCGACCAG GTTATCGCTACATAGGTCTCAGGAACGAGAAGAACCAGTCCTTGATTCTACCTGCTGTCTTCGTCTACATAGAAGTAAAGGACTATGTTCCTGACACCTTTGCAG ACGTGATCGAGGCACTGTCCAACCCCATCAGATATGTGAACCTGCTGGAGCAGAGGTCCAAACAGCTGGCAGCTCTCACcttggaggatggagaggaggagacccccgcagag GACACAGCTGACCTGACGTCTGATGTGAAGGCTGATCCCAGACCTGCTCTGCTGGAGAACGGCCTCAGCCCTGCCCCCTCAGTGCCTGCACTCACCCCTGCCCCGAGCCCTTCACCCAGGACGGCCATGCCCACTCAGCAGCCTCCAGCCACCG AATCATCCAAGCCAGCTTCCAAGAACGAGGACATGGTGCAGAGCGTTCTGATAG AGGTGGAGATTGCTGGCCTCGAAGACTTGAGGCAGAGCAAGGTGTACCTTCGGGACCAGAAGAGGCAGTACAAGGAGATGAAAGATCTGGTGAAGAAACACCAGAAGAAGGCCGCAGACATGGTGAAGGAACATGTGGTCAGATACGGTCAGGCCCAGCATGACCACAACCGCAGACGCAATGCGATGATGAAAGCTGCCAAGCGCGACGGTAAGAAAAGGTAGGTACG cGCGTCTCCAGGGCAGGAGTGTGAGCTGCAGCAGTTGGAACAAGATGGCGAGGCTCGTCTGCAGGAGCTGCGAgaacagcagcaccagcagctgcTGTCTCTGAGGCAGGAGCAGTACTACAGCCAGAAGTACCTCAAACGAGAGCACATCAAACAG CTGGTGGAGAGACTGAGTGCTTTAGCAGAGGAGAGCCACAGCAACCAGATGAAGAAGCTGAAAGACTTCTGTGACAA agagaagaaggagctgaagaggaagatggacaagaggagacaggagaagattAATGAAACCAAGTCAAAAGAGAAGCATCTGGCTGATGA GGAGAAGCTGGAAATCAACAGGTCGTATGTGAATGAGGTGGTGCAGAACATCAAACGG CTAGAGGAGGCTCAGGCCAGACGTCAGGAGAGGTTGCTAGAGCAACAGAAAGACATTCAACAAAAGATTCTGGACGAAAAACCAAAG
- the hao1 gene encoding hydroxyacid oxidase 1 isoform X1, which yields MSEPLVCVSDYERQARRVLPKAVFDYYCSGADEQETLADNTAAYSRWRLLPRVLRDVSRMDLSASVLGQPISMPVCVGATAMQRMAHPEGETATARGPCRVCLCFPACRAAGTGMMLSSWATSTIEEVRSSAGEGLLWMQLYIYKDRDLTLSLVRRAEEAGYKAIFVTVDTPYLGKRRDDVRNRFKLPSHLRMSNFASADLAFSSEEGYGEDSGLAVYVSQAIDPTLCWEHIAWLKAHTHLPVVVKGVLSAEDALQAVQFGVDGILVSNHGARQLDGVPATLEVLEEVVAAVAGRCEVYLDGGVRRGTDVLKALALGATAVFLGRPILWGLACQGEQGVTDVLELLRDELHLAMALAGCRSVGEVSRSMVRRAQFSSRM from the exons ATGTCGGagcccctggtgtgtgtgagcgactaTGAGCGTCAGGCCAGGAGAGTTCTCCCCAAGGCTGTGTTTGACTATTACTGCTCAGGAGCTGATGAGCAGGAGACGCTAGCTGACAACACGGCTGCCTactccag atggcgTCTGCTTCCTCGTGTGTTGAGGGATGTTTCCAGGATGGATCTGTCTGCCAGTGTCCTGGGTCAGCCAAtcagcatgcctgtgtgtgtgggcgccaCGGCAATGCAGAGGATGGCCCATCCTGAGGGGGAGACTGCTACTgctagag GCCCCtgcagagtgtgtttgtgtttcccagCATGCCGAGCGGCGGGGACCGGGATGATGCTGAGCAGTTGGGCCACCTCCACCATAGAGGAAGTGAGGTCGTCCGCGGGCGAGGGCCTTCTGTGGATGCAGCTGTACATCTATAAGGACCGTGACCTCACGCTGTCGCTGGTACGCCGCGCCGAGGAGGCCGGCTACAAGGCCATCTTTGTTACCGTGGATACGCCCTACCTCGGCAAGCGGCGCGACGACGTTCGAAACCGCTTCAAGCTTCCCTCACACCTCAG gatgTCTAACTTTGCGTCGGCGGATCTGGCGTTCTCCAGCGAGGAGGGCTATGGGGAGGACAGTGGGCTGGCtgtgtatgtcagccaggcgaTAGACCCCACCCTCTGCTGGGAACACATCGCCTGGCTtaaggctcacacacacctccccgtgGTCGTCAAGGGCGTCCTgagtg CTGAGGATGCACTGCAGGCTGTTCAGTTTGGGGTGGATGGAATCCTGGTGTCCAACCATGGAGCCAGACAGCTGGATGGTGTTCCTGCcacg ctggaagtgctggaggaggtggtggcagCAGTAGCAGGCAGATGTGAGGTCTACCTGGATGGAGGTGTGCGCAGGGGGACAGACGTACTGAAGGCTCTGGCGCTAGGGGCAACCGCCGTGTTCCTGGGCAGACCCATTCTCTGGGGGCTCGCCTGCCAA ggaGAACAGGGAGTCACTGACGTACTGGAGCTTCTCAGAGACGAGCTTCACCTGGCCATGGCCCTGGCAG ggTGCCGTTCTGTTGGGGAGGTGTCTCGCTCCATGGTCAGAAGAGCTCAATTCTCCTCCAGGATGTGA
- the hao1 gene encoding hydroxyacid oxidase 1 isoform X2 yields the protein MSEPLVCVSDYERQARRVLPKAVFDYYCSGADEQETLADNTAAYSRWRLLPRVLRDVSRMDLSASVLGQPISMPVCVGATAMQRMAHPEGETATARACRAAGTGMMLSSWATSTIEEVRSSAGEGLLWMQLYIYKDRDLTLSLVRRAEEAGYKAIFVTVDTPYLGKRRDDVRNRFKLPSHLRMSNFASADLAFSSEEGYGEDSGLAVYVSQAIDPTLCWEHIAWLKAHTHLPVVVKGVLSAEDALQAVQFGVDGILVSNHGARQLDGVPATLEVLEEVVAAVAGRCEVYLDGGVRRGTDVLKALALGATAVFLGRPILWGLACQGEQGVTDVLELLRDELHLAMALAGCRSVGEVSRSMVRRAQFSSRM from the exons ATGTCGGagcccctggtgtgtgtgagcgactaTGAGCGTCAGGCCAGGAGAGTTCTCCCCAAGGCTGTGTTTGACTATTACTGCTCAGGAGCTGATGAGCAGGAGACGCTAGCTGACAACACGGCTGCCTactccag atggcgTCTGCTTCCTCGTGTGTTGAGGGATGTTTCCAGGATGGATCTGTCTGCCAGTGTCCTGGGTCAGCCAAtcagcatgcctgtgtgtgtgggcgccaCGGCAATGCAGAGGATGGCCCATCCTGAGGGGGAGACTGCTACTgctagag CATGCCGAGCGGCGGGGACCGGGATGATGCTGAGCAGTTGGGCCACCTCCACCATAGAGGAAGTGAGGTCGTCCGCGGGCGAGGGCCTTCTGTGGATGCAGCTGTACATCTATAAGGACCGTGACCTCACGCTGTCGCTGGTACGCCGCGCCGAGGAGGCCGGCTACAAGGCCATCTTTGTTACCGTGGATACGCCCTACCTCGGCAAGCGGCGCGACGACGTTCGAAACCGCTTCAAGCTTCCCTCACACCTCAG gatgTCTAACTTTGCGTCGGCGGATCTGGCGTTCTCCAGCGAGGAGGGCTATGGGGAGGACAGTGGGCTGGCtgtgtatgtcagccaggcgaTAGACCCCACCCTCTGCTGGGAACACATCGCCTGGCTtaaggctcacacacacctccccgtgGTCGTCAAGGGCGTCCTgagtg CTGAGGATGCACTGCAGGCTGTTCAGTTTGGGGTGGATGGAATCCTGGTGTCCAACCATGGAGCCAGACAGCTGGATGGTGTTCCTGCcacg ctggaagtgctggaggaggtggtggcagCAGTAGCAGGCAGATGTGAGGTCTACCTGGATGGAGGTGTGCGCAGGGGGACAGACGTACTGAAGGCTCTGGCGCTAGGGGCAACCGCCGTGTTCCTGGGCAGACCCATTCTCTGGGGGCTCGCCTGCCAA ggaGAACAGGGAGTCACTGACGTACTGGAGCTTCTCAGAGACGAGCTTCACCTGGCCATGGCCCTGGCAG ggTGCCGTTCTGTTGGGGAGGTGTCTCGCTCCATGGTCAGAAGAGCTCAATTCTCCTCCAGGATGTGA